In Deltaproteobacteria bacterium, the following are encoded in one genomic region:
- a CDS encoding isoprenylcysteine carboxyl methyltransferase, translating into MEKESLGGTWGLALIMIVLASWIFYRYLSPKSWREWKSAGLVHAFIIALYVEMYGFPLTIYLLSAVFKIDIPWVHANGHLWSFFIKEGTAAAMIEMFLGFAVIFSGIYLIAVAWQRVYAASREKRLVTDGPYSIIRHPQYTGIFLVVVGQLIHWPTLITLILSPMIFFVYYRLARKEERDMLAIFGEGYHRYMEHVPMFVPRLDDLKSIWLQREEAA; encoded by the coding sequence ATGGAAAAAGAATCCCTCGGTGGGACATGGGGATTGGCATTGATCATGATCGTTCTGGCTTCGTGGATCTTCTACCGATATCTCTCACCGAAATCGTGGAGGGAATGGAAGAGTGCGGGACTGGTTCACGCGTTCATCATAGCCCTCTATGTAGAAATGTATGGTTTTCCACTCACCATATATCTTCTCAGTGCGGTCTTCAAAATAGACATTCCGTGGGTCCACGCGAACGGACATCTCTGGTCATTCTTCATCAAGGAGGGGACAGCTGCCGCGATGATCGAGATGTTTCTGGGATTTGCGGTGATATTTTCCGGCATCTATTTGATTGCGGTAGCCTGGCAGAGGGTTTACGCCGCCTCACGGGAGAAGAGGCTGGTTACCGATGGCCCTTACTCCATAATCAGGCATCCCCAGTATACAGGAATTTTTCTCGTTGTCGTGGGACAGCTTATTCACTGGCCGACTCTCATAACGCTCATCCTGTCGCCGATGATATTTTTCGTCTACTACCGCCTTGCCCGGAAAGAGGAACGGGATATGCTGGCAATTTTCGGAGAGGGGTACCACAGGTATATGGAGCATGTTCCCATGTTCGTTCCCAGACTGGATGATCTGAAGTCAATCTGGCTTCAAAGGGAGGAAGCGGCGTAG
- a CDS encoding PAS domain-containing protein — protein MLKKYLTKLYIPAISIITVVLILLIILIVSTQKNLNRQKKIMEEALHEKGSLALRSLDSSIAGVLRENGDLKETLSVHAPPLLDDPDLLYVYVVTPDEEILFHSDREKSRQIPFHRELTENVMRKGTAVKITRDQALMEMGRKVGGFVEVAGLDMKRIKAARKRDINHAIFMGMILLSLGTASIYFVFMAQNYYLVNRALERMRSFTDNVMENMPSILISVDPDGKIVTINKAAKNLLNLTGKETGKMGIFDILRPEDSTVHEALERDESAYELEGLVTMPGITEKIPISVSASHVYDSSRNRIGSVYILRDLRDIKSLQAKVIRTEKLAMAGTLASGLAHEIRNPLSSIRGFVHFFKKHFTAPTKEREYLDLMISEIDRVNRTIADLLNLSRPKELEFKGNSILEAVKNVVSIAKGKADEAGVILKSNLNGNVPSVYFDADQVHQALLNIVINAIEATPSDGTVHIGVRHDGEKNLVLVEVSDTGSGIDKSVMERLFDPFFTSKEKGTGLGLALVQSVMEMHGWDISVDSKRGEGTQFTISIPVEKEGKKVGQKQEKEEHPRRG, from the coding sequence ATGCTGAAAAAATATTTGACAAAGCTCTATATTCCAGCGATAAGCATCATCACCGTGGTGCTCATCCTCCTGATCATCCTCATCGTCTCGACGCAGAAAAACCTCAACAGGCAGAAAAAGATCATGGAGGAGGCGTTGCATGAAAAGGGAAGCCTGGCACTGAGATCCCTGGATTCGTCTATCGCCGGAGTGCTTCGCGAAAATGGAGACCTGAAAGAAACCCTATCGGTTCACGCTCCCCCCTTGCTGGATGACCCTGACCTGCTCTATGTCTACGTGGTTACTCCTGATGAGGAAATTTTATTTCATAGCGACAGGGAAAAATCCCGCCAAATTCCCTTTCACAGGGAATTGACTGAAAACGTCATGCGGAAGGGGACGGCAGTCAAGATTACGAGGGACCAGGCCTTGATGGAGATGGGGAGGAAGGTGGGGGGCTTTGTGGAAGTCGCGGGTCTCGACATGAAAAGGATAAAGGCTGCCAGGAAGAGGGACATCAACCACGCCATTTTCATGGGAATGATCCTGCTTTCACTCGGTACGGCTTCCATATATTTCGTCTTCATGGCCCAGAATTACTACCTCGTGAACAGAGCTCTAGAGAGAATGCGGTCATTTACCGACAACGTGATGGAAAACATGCCCAGTATCCTCATATCAGTGGACCCAGACGGAAAGATCGTTACGATAAACAAAGCCGCGAAGAACCTCCTGAATCTTACGGGCAAAGAGACCGGTAAAATGGGAATTTTCGATATCCTTCGCCCGGAAGACAGCACGGTGCACGAGGCCCTTGAGCGGGATGAGAGCGCCTATGAATTAGAGGGCCTGGTAACCATGCCCGGGATTACCGAAAAGATACCCATTTCGGTGAGTGCGAGTCACGTGTACGATAGTTCCAGAAACAGGATCGGTAGTGTGTATATTCTCAGGGATTTGCGGGATATAAAATCTCTTCAAGCGAAGGTGATAAGAACGGAGAAGCTCGCCATGGCCGGAACACTTGCATCGGGGCTTGCCCATGAAATAAGGAACCCCCTCAGTTCAATAAGGGGATTCGTCCATTTCTTCAAAAAACACTTCACCGCACCGACGAAAGAAAGGGAATACCTCGATCTGATGATCTCCGAGATCGACAGGGTAAATAGAACAATTGCTGATCTTCTCAATCTTTCAAGGCCCAAAGAACTTGAGTTCAAAGGGAATTCGATCCTCGAGGCGGTGAAAAACGTGGTATCCATTGCGAAAGGGAAAGCCGATGAGGCGGGGGTCATACTGAAAAGTAATCTGAACGGGAACGTTCCGTCGGTCTACTTCGATGCCGATCAGGTACACCAAGCTCTTCTGAACATAGTCATTAACGCGATAGAGGCAACCCCTTCTGATGGAACGGTACATATCGGGGTTCGCCACGACGGGGAAAAAAATCTCGTGCTCGTCGAAGTGTCCGACACGGGCAGTGGAATCGACAAATCCGTTATGGAACGCTTATTCGATCCATTCTTTACAAGCAAAGAAAAGGGAACGGGCCTCGGCCTTGCCCTCGTTCAAAGCGTGATGGAAATGCATGGATGGGATATCTCTGTGGACAGTAAAAGGGGAGAGGGAACCCAATTCACTATCTCGATACCGGTCGAGAAAGAGGGAAAAAAAGTTGGTCAAAAGCAAGAGAAAGAAGAACATCCTCGTCGTGGATGA